A portion of the Edaphobacter lichenicola genome contains these proteins:
- a CDS encoding nucleotidyltransferase family protein, with translation MVLAAGASTRLGEPKQLVLLGGETLLDRSVRIAREAGCSPVVVVLGANHARVLDRCLLRDAEFVINKDWEEGMGSSIRLGLQNLKKVAEDVEGVVLMTCDQPAVTAQHLHFITAKDEIKASRYAGRNGIPAYFPAEYFGKLMTLHGDVGARNLLLDAGFEELADGELDVDTHEDLQRARILFGEFDC, from the coding sequence GTGGTGTTGGCGGCAGGTGCTTCCACCAGACTCGGTGAGCCGAAGCAATTGGTACTCTTGGGCGGTGAAACCCTGTTGGATAGATCCGTAAGGATTGCCCGAGAGGCTGGCTGCTCACCAGTGGTTGTCGTCCTCGGGGCTAATCACGCTCGTGTACTCGATCGCTGCTTGCTCAGAGATGCAGAGTTTGTAATCAACAAGGATTGGGAGGAGGGAATGGGGTCTTCGATCCGCCTCGGTCTTCAGAATCTGAAGAAGGTGGCTGAGGATGTCGAAGGTGTGGTTCTGATGACGTGTGATCAACCCGCAGTGACGGCACAGCATCTGCATTTCATTACGGCAAAGGATGAGATAAAAGCCTCGCGATACGCAGGCAGAAATGGCATTCCAGCTTATTTTCCCGCAGAATATTTTGGCAAGCTCATGACGTTGCACGGAGATGTTGGAGCGAGGAATTTGCTGCTCGATGCGGGATTTGAGGAGTTAGCAGATGGGGAATTGGACGTCGATACGCATGAAGACTTACAACGAGCACGGATATTGTTTGGGGAATTCGACTGCTAA
- a CDS encoding (2Fe-2S)-binding protein, which produces MTTIQLTINGHERTIEAPPMKRLLDVLREDLYLTGAKEGCGEGECGSCSVLMDGDLVNSCLVPILQAEGAQITTIEGIAIDEKLRSIQQCFLEEGGAQCGICTPGMILATHHMLEKYSQPNLLQIQEGLSGNLCRCTGYSRIFNAVRAAALVGAAE; this is translated from the coding sequence GTGACGACCATCCAACTCACCATTAACGGCCACGAAAGAACCATCGAAGCACCACCAATGAAGCGCCTGCTCGATGTCCTTCGCGAAGATCTTTACCTCACCGGGGCCAAGGAAGGATGTGGCGAAGGCGAGTGCGGATCCTGCTCCGTGCTGATGGACGGGGATCTGGTTAATTCCTGCCTCGTCCCGATCCTGCAAGCGGAAGGCGCGCAGATCACCACCATCGAAGGCATCGCAATCGACGAAAAGCTTCGCTCTATCCAGCAGTGTTTCCTAGAAGAGGGTGGAGCACAGTGCGGCATCTGCACTCCCGGCATGATCCTCGCCACTCATCACATGCTTGAAAAGTATTCGCAACCAAATCTGCTACAAATCCAGGAAGGACTATCCGGCAATCTCTGCCGCTGCACGGGCTACAGCCGGATATTCAACGCTGTTCGGGCCGCTGCTCTCGTCGGAGCCGCTGAATAA
- a CDS encoding XdhC family protein, which yields MRETRHIVQLWKQGGASVLVTLVRAEGSSYRRPGARLLLGASGEYAGTISGGCLETEVVRKAEWMVRNGAVVERYSTMFDDTADIPFGLGCGGVVDLLLEPANTVECQALMAALEGAVAGEDATVLTWLPRERRALQRAVLAASGDYIFASDGLTESELVVARAAVLGRDGIENVPSGIFGERIVAPQRLFVLGAGDDAKPLVSMAALLGWGVSVADGRVQLTRSERFPEAERVMTVSKGLYETLGIRTNDAVVLMTHSYEQDRDLLAAVLPIRPRYLGLLGSRHRSSLLVSEVAEMLKWTVAECCAQIYAPVGLDLGGDGPEAIALAVIAEMQACCMGKRGTSRRLLAEDVDRHIREGGGARYLQVQCAMDIA from the coding sequence ATGAGAGAAACTCGACATATCGTGCAGTTGTGGAAGCAAGGTGGGGCATCGGTGCTGGTGACGCTGGTGCGGGCTGAGGGCTCAAGCTACCGGCGACCAGGAGCTCGTCTGCTTTTAGGAGCATCAGGAGAGTATGCAGGGACCATTAGCGGAGGGTGTCTGGAGACGGAGGTTGTTCGGAAGGCGGAGTGGATGGTGCGTAACGGTGCCGTCGTGGAGCGCTATTCCACAATGTTCGATGACACCGCTGACATACCGTTTGGTCTGGGATGTGGAGGAGTAGTTGATCTGTTGCTTGAACCTGCGAATACTGTAGAGTGCCAGGCATTGATGGCAGCCCTGGAAGGGGCTGTTGCGGGTGAAGATGCAACGGTACTGACTTGGTTGCCTCGGGAGCGAAGAGCGTTGCAGCGGGCGGTGCTTGCTGCGAGTGGAGATTACATCTTCGCGAGTGATGGTTTGACCGAGTCTGAATTAGTCGTTGCACGGGCTGCAGTTTTGGGGCGCGACGGTATCGAAAATGTTCCGTCTGGCATTTTTGGAGAGCGAATTGTTGCACCGCAACGGCTGTTCGTGTTGGGTGCTGGCGATGACGCGAAGCCGCTCGTAAGTATGGCGGCGCTGCTTGGGTGGGGTGTGTCGGTGGCGGACGGGCGTGTACAGCTGACACGGTCGGAGCGTTTTCCAGAGGCGGAACGCGTCATGACAGTATCGAAGGGTTTGTACGAAACGCTCGGGATCCGAACAAATGATGCAGTCGTCCTAATGACGCATAGTTATGAGCAGGATCGTGATCTTCTGGCAGCAGTGTTACCGATAAGGCCTAGATATCTAGGATTGTTGGGTTCCCGGCACCGTAGTTCGTTGCTGGTGAGTGAGGTAGCCGAAATGCTTAAGTGGACGGTCGCTGAGTGCTGCGCGCAGATTTACGCTCCGGTAGGTCTCGACCTAGGCGGAGATGGGCCAGAGGCGATTGCATTGGCAGTCATCGCCGAGATGCAGGCATGTTGCATGGGGAAACGCGGTACTTCGCGTCGCTTGCTAGCGGAGGACGTTGATAGGCATATCAGAGAAGGCGGCGGGGCGCGGTATCTGCAGGTGCAGTGTGCAATGGATATTGCGTGA
- a CDS encoding carboxymuconolactone decarboxylase family protein: MAKLKKLGALGDGASDAMKAFWAFDKAAMADGAVPKKYKELIAVAVALTTQCPYCLELHRAAAETAGATQEELAETALIAAALRAGAAITHATHVVGGGKSS, translated from the coding sequence ATGGCTAAGTTGAAAAAGTTGGGTGCGCTAGGCGATGGAGCTTCGGATGCGATGAAGGCTTTCTGGGCTTTCGATAAAGCGGCGATGGCGGATGGTGCCGTTCCAAAAAAGTACAAGGAGTTGATTGCGGTGGCGGTGGCGTTGACGACGCAGTGCCCGTATTGCCTGGAGCTGCATCGTGCTGCCGCAGAGACTGCCGGTGCGACGCAGGAAGAGCTGGCTGAGACGGCGTTGATTGCGGCGGCTCTGCGTGCGGGGGCTGCTATCACGCATGCGACGCATGTTGTGGGTGGGGGGAAGTCGAGCTAA
- a CDS encoding FAD binding domain-containing protein gives MRSNVTQYDLIAPKSLDAVLQILADSPDRYTPIAGGTELMVALGAGRLQPKKLISLWNLKELRFIEETPDAIIIGAGTTFSDIRKHPVITRELSLLSQAASWTGSIANQNRGTLGGNIVNASPAADSPPALLAYDAVLTLVSAGGTRTMPYRDFHLSYKKTALACDEILLSIAISRNTSGYKAYIRKVGTRNAQAISKVAIAAVADMSNGRIEDIRIGSASLRETPARLVATEQSLLNRPITPETIAEARAAVLTEVVPIDDIRSTAKYRAAVAANLIEEFLLTLRHSQ, from the coding sequence ATGCGCTCCAACGTAACCCAGTACGACCTCATCGCTCCAAAATCTCTCGACGCTGTCCTGCAGATTCTCGCTGATTCGCCAGACCGCTACACTCCGATCGCAGGCGGAACCGAACTTATGGTCGCTCTCGGCGCCGGACGTCTTCAACCTAAAAAACTTATCTCCCTCTGGAATCTCAAGGAGCTTCGCTTCATTGAAGAAACCCCTGACGCCATCATCATCGGTGCTGGAACCACCTTCTCCGACATTCGCAAACATCCCGTGATAACTCGAGAGCTCTCGCTGCTGTCGCAAGCGGCAAGCTGGACCGGTTCTATCGCCAACCAGAACCGTGGCACACTCGGCGGCAACATCGTCAATGCCAGCCCAGCCGCCGACTCTCCGCCCGCACTCCTGGCCTACGATGCAGTTCTGACCCTCGTTTCAGCAGGAGGAACCCGCACGATGCCCTACCGTGACTTTCACCTGTCCTATAAGAAGACCGCGCTCGCATGCGACGAAATTCTCCTCAGCATCGCAATCTCACGTAACACATCAGGGTACAAAGCCTATATCCGCAAGGTGGGTACCCGGAATGCCCAGGCCATCTCCAAGGTTGCCATCGCCGCGGTCGCCGATATGAGTAACGGACGTATCGAAGACATCCGCATAGGAAGCGCTAGCCTGCGGGAAACTCCGGCACGGCTCGTAGCTACCGAGCAATCCCTTCTGAATCGACCGATTACGCCCGAAACGATTGCCGAAGCTCGCGCAGCAGTTTTAACCGAAGTTGTCCCAATCGACGACATACGCAGCACAGCGAAATATCGCGCCGCTGTGGCCGCCAATCTTATCGAAGAATTTCTGCTCACCCTACGTCACAGTCAATGA
- a CDS encoding xanthine dehydrogenase family protein molybdopterin-binding subunit has product MTSRPQIVGSSPIRKEGRDKVLGRALYVDDITLPNMWFGATVRSSIPRGRITSIAFDPAIPWHEYTIVSAADIPGENTIVHLTKDHPCLAISHVNHVEEPILLLAHPNRAVLPAAVAGVHITYEELPAIYTIEDSEKKEPIIWGEGEHANTFKTYLMQKDQKPIPDEVWETADFIVEGEYRTGAQEQLYIENNGVIAEYSAETGVTVQGSMQCPYYLVHALELVFNFPAEKCRVIQTETGGAFGGKEDFPSVIGSHAALLAMKSGHPVKLCYDRAEDMAATTKRHPSRTRHRTAVSKDGKLLAGEIDFAIDGGAYATLSPVVLSRGTIHAPGPYHWPHLTVRAKAMATNIPPHGAFRGFGAPQSIFALERHMDKIANVVGLTPEELRRRNFLGTGDHTATGQLLKDPVDMQHLLTRALEESNYHAKRKQFDRENPTSTIKRGIGFATFFHGAGFTGSGERRLNSLVEIEITPEGLPRLLVSSTEFGQGTNTILCQVAAQTLRLPYDQILIAQPDTSHVPNSGPTVASRTAMVVGKLVERAAQSLCATLVSSGHLNHDYTPRDFRRAALYYLAEHGALKSEARYQSPGDIFWDDDNYRGEAYPAYAWAVYVAEVAVDTTTYAASVTHFYALQEVGKVLHPILAAGQIEGGVAQGIGYALYEKCLWRNGHLANNQMTNYIMPTSADVPPIHVTFEEIPSPHGAFGAKGIGELPMDGPAPAILNAIEHATNIAFTEIPLLPEDIFERMTKKSGAGTESLDATAAGPIFSEVTA; this is encoded by the coding sequence ATGACCAGCCGTCCACAGATCGTCGGCAGCTCCCCCATCCGCAAAGAAGGAAGAGACAAGGTCCTGGGTCGCGCCCTGTACGTCGACGACATCACCCTCCCCAACATGTGGTTCGGAGCCACCGTCCGCAGCTCCATCCCCCGTGGCCGCATCACCTCCATCGCCTTCGACCCCGCCATCCCGTGGCACGAATACACCATCGTCTCCGCAGCGGATATTCCCGGCGAAAACACCATCGTCCACCTCACAAAAGACCACCCCTGCCTCGCAATCTCCCACGTCAATCACGTTGAAGAGCCCATCCTTCTCCTCGCTCATCCCAACCGGGCCGTACTCCCTGCTGCCGTGGCAGGCGTCCATATCACCTACGAAGAGCTCCCCGCCATCTACACCATCGAAGACTCCGAAAAGAAAGAGCCGATCATCTGGGGCGAAGGCGAACACGCCAACACCTTCAAGACCTACCTGATGCAGAAGGATCAAAAGCCAATCCCCGACGAGGTCTGGGAGACCGCAGACTTCATCGTGGAAGGCGAGTACCGCACCGGAGCCCAGGAGCAGCTCTACATCGAGAACAACGGAGTCATAGCCGAATACTCCGCCGAAACCGGAGTCACCGTCCAAGGTTCCATGCAGTGCCCGTACTACCTCGTTCACGCACTCGAGTTAGTCTTCAATTTCCCAGCCGAAAAGTGTCGCGTCATCCAGACCGAAACCGGGGGAGCCTTCGGTGGCAAGGAGGACTTCCCCTCCGTCATCGGCAGCCACGCCGCTCTCCTCGCGATGAAGTCCGGCCATCCCGTCAAACTCTGCTATGACCGCGCCGAAGACATGGCCGCCACCACCAAGCGTCATCCCTCTCGCACCCGCCACCGCACCGCCGTCAGCAAGGATGGCAAACTCCTCGCCGGCGAGATCGACTTCGCCATCGACGGCGGAGCCTACGCCACCCTCTCACCCGTAGTCCTCTCCCGAGGCACCATCCACGCCCCCGGCCCCTACCACTGGCCCCATCTCACCGTCCGCGCCAAAGCAATGGCGACAAATATTCCGCCGCACGGGGCCTTCCGTGGCTTCGGCGCACCGCAAAGCATCTTCGCCCTCGAGCGCCACATGGACAAGATCGCCAACGTAGTCGGCCTCACTCCAGAAGAGCTCCGCCGCCGCAACTTCCTCGGCACCGGCGATCACACCGCAACCGGACAGCTCCTCAAAGATCCCGTAGACATGCAGCATCTGCTCACCAGAGCCCTCGAAGAGTCTAACTATCACGCCAAACGCAAGCAGTTCGACCGGGAGAACCCAACCAGCACAATCAAACGCGGCATAGGCTTCGCCACCTTCTTCCACGGCGCAGGCTTCACCGGCTCCGGCGAACGCCGTCTCAACTCCCTCGTCGAGATCGAGATCACTCCAGAGGGCCTGCCCCGCCTCCTCGTCTCCTCCACCGAGTTCGGCCAGGGCACCAACACCATCCTCTGCCAGGTCGCCGCCCAAACCCTGCGCCTTCCCTACGACCAGATCCTCATCGCACAACCCGACACGAGCCATGTCCCCAACTCCGGCCCAACCGTCGCCAGCCGCACCGCAATGGTCGTCGGCAAACTGGTCGAGCGCGCCGCTCAGTCCCTCTGCGCCACCCTGGTCTCGAGCGGCCACCTCAACCACGACTACACTCCCAGAGACTTCCGTCGTGCCGCTCTTTACTACCTTGCCGAGCATGGAGCGCTCAAGTCCGAAGCCCGTTACCAATCTCCTGGCGACATCTTCTGGGACGACGATAACTACCGCGGCGAAGCCTATCCCGCCTACGCCTGGGCAGTCTACGTCGCCGAAGTCGCCGTCGATACCACTACGTATGCTGCAAGCGTCACCCACTTCTACGCCCTGCAGGAGGTCGGTAAAGTCCTTCACCCGATCCTCGCCGCCGGCCAGATCGAAGGCGGCGTCGCGCAAGGCATCGGCTACGCCCTCTACGAGAAGTGCCTCTGGCGCAACGGCCACCTCGCCAACAACCAGATGACCAACTACATCATGCCCACCAGCGCCGACGTCCCCCCCATCCACGTCACCTTCGAGGAGATCCCCTCCCCCCACGGCGCCTTCGGTGCAAAAGGCATCGGCGAGCTCCCCATGGACGGCCCCGCACCCGCCATCCTCAACGCCATCGAGCACGCCACCAACATCGCCTTTACCGAAATCCCGCTACTGCCAGAAGACATCTTCGAGCGCATGACAAAAAAATCCGGTGCTGGGACCGAATCTCTGGATGCAACCGCCGCCGGCCCGATATTCAGCGAGGTCACCGCGTGA